From Clarias gariepinus isolate MV-2021 ecotype Netherlands chromosome 1, CGAR_prim_01v2, whole genome shotgun sequence:
AGACCTTTACATTACCATAGAGACAAAGGCACAGCCTGGCTTTGAAAttagcattcacattgactttggGACTCGACCCTAATTTCTCTGACACCTGGGCTACcagacttgatcttcttagaatgttaccaactttactttaaaatgtaaaacacaatGTACAGAACTctttcagtttatatactattacgtTGTAAGCTAGATTTATAAATTTGTTATCCTAGACTAAGATTAAGCTATTTTTATCATGCACAGATTTTGAGAAAGTAATTCAAGTTTTTATTGTATCTTGACTTAATTACTGTAATGTGTTATATACAGAACTCAGTCGGTCATCTCTCTCTATTCTTGCCTAAAACTTGTAAAAAATTCTGCTGctgatttttaatacattgtattttgttttataatttttttatcccGGGAATGGATTGGAGATTTCTCAttagtctgtgttttttttttatcactctaAACACAACCTACTAATTTTTCTGTAATTTAAacgaattaaaaaaatttaactagttattgcattttaatatttcaagacatccttaatttacaaggtctgatttaattgctgcCATTAATAAATTCTAGTTTGAGTCACCTAGAGaagataaatacataaacaggttatttagttattccagttttggttttaaaaaaatcaggatgGACACACTGGAATGCAACTAAAAACTGCAATCAAGACTCAAAAAATTAAAGAGCTTAAGATTATATATTTGGAAAATGttgttaatttgattaaacttTGAAGTTATTCAATAATCAGCATGGACACACTGATAAAAACTAGTCTAATGCcacaaatgaaagtaaaaaaatcatatcaatgaaaaaaaactttgagatGACCATTTTGacatatttttatgttcacTGGATTAAGCTTagaaatttgtatttttgttaattttatttttggggaaaatttatttttgctgggaaaataaattttaggcagagatgtcagctctgtcttgttaattcaccttaaaacccccaattcggtttgataacttcacagcATCCATGAATGAAATGCAAGAATAGCGTAAAAAGCACAAACGGCCCTTGTAGTCCACTAAACAAATGCACTATTCATTGTatgtaaaaactattaaattcAGGTCTTTAAGCAGGTTCAAGGAACCTAAACTGGAAATggaacaaacagaaaaaaaaagaaaatatgtgtgtgcattaaaGACATCTCATCAACATAATAACATTACAATAATAGTTaaggaattttgtttctcatccCAGTTTGTGGCCCTAAAGCAGCCCCTCAAGGGCATGGACCTTGAGAACACTTTTTTCCTGTCCCTTTAGTATGTGTGCGTAGATGGCTTTTTAAAGAGGCATTTTGAGTAAAATTCTTTCCACACACGGAGCAgtaatacggcttctctccagtgtgaatgcgctggtgttgtTGGAAATTgcttacattattaaaactcttcccacactctgaGCAGTAATATGGTTTCTCCCCAGTGTGAATACGCTGATGTTTCAGAAGAGAGACCTTTTgaataaaactcttcccacactgagAACAATGAAAGGGTTTGTCTCCAGTATGAATACGCTGATGTTGCTGGAAAGAATACTTTTGATTGAAACTCTTCCCACAATGTGAACAGTGATACGGTTTGTCGTCAGTGTGAATCTGTTGATGCTGTTTAAAATGACTCTTGGTAATAAAACCCTTCCCACACAGTGAGCACAGATAGGGCTTTTCTCCTTCATGGAGGCGTTGGTGTACTTTGAGACTCCTCATGTAAACAAAAcactttccacactgtgagcactgatatgGCTTTTCTCCTGTATGAGTGTGCTGATGTTCGTAGAAACGATACTTTTGAgtgaaactctttccacactgttgGCACTGATGCTGTTTGCGTCGTCTGTGGATGCGCTGGTGTGCTGTGAGATCCTTCTCTTgactaaaactctttccacacactAAGCAGCGGTGAaggtctgtctgtgtttcttctTGACTAGTCATCGTAcaaataatgtcttttttttcttctttttattattcctgttaaataaaagaaaatagaattCAGCATgatgaaaaatacaaaacattgttcaataccaaaaaaataatatttaattgttttttttttcagacactATTACACGAGTCCTATGTAGTCAAACTTATTTATAGCACATTTATCGCTGTACAATAATAGGAGTAAAATGACCAAAAGTAAATACAAATCAGTTAGTGacagttaataaaaacattaatcaaATGAAATCATGCATAAatagttaaatttaataaataatcaattaatcttagctaaaaagttaaataaataattaaaaagaattaGGACTGAAACGATTCCTTaagtaattcgattacaaaaagTGATCGAGGCtaaatcttctgcctcaaagcttcatttaagtaattttaaaagcttgcattatgtttttgaGCAATTGTTTTTTGACAGCGCGCTTTTGACAAAGTCTTttgtatcattatttattttaatgtgtgcttTTAATGAGTTATTTTGATccttaaagtcatttaaaatacctttttttttggttttgtttttgcatgccAGAAAAGACTTGTGTATGgctctgtaatgcacttaattcatctcagtcaactttaatacTCCTATATCACCTACGTGGTATCGCGCGCTGACCGGAAGTACAGTTCATCCTGATTCACCGAAAGTTTTGGTGCTGCGATTGTGTCCACATCTTTCCgcgaaaaaaattaaacatgttcaaGCCGccttaaaaacatgttaaatttttttgccgGTCCTCGCAGAAGCTTGCGGACCTTTGCAGAACTTCGCAGGACGTTGGCGGGCAGTCGCGGCGGCTCACGTTTCCTTACACCGCATCTCACCGCGAGTCAAACCTCATAGGTGAGACGGGTATAAGCTATTCCTGGGATTGTGAATAatgaaagtgtttatttttgataaaatgctgtatgcatttaaaagagacaagtttatttttctaaaaagaaaaccaattaacctttgtttctcttatatattttgctgtataattaagcaaaagtacattttatccgattactcgattaatTGATACATTTTTTTGGTAGAACACTCGATTACTAAACTATTCGTTAGCTGCAGCcctaaaaagaataaaagggaTTAAATGTCTCAGCCAGGTGTAAAACCAttcagtgatttaaaaacaagaaatacattaaaaaaaaatctattctgcAGTGAACCAGGAGCCAGACAACTGACTTTAATACCGGAGTGATGTGGTCACTTTTGGGTGATCCctgtatataacacacacacacacacaccggcgcCATGTTGGAGCAGTCGAgcgccgtgttcttagcgctgtcaTAGTAACTTACCTCAGGATCAGTGAGTTAATCCTCTccaaatgctgtttttaattgAACTGATTTAAGATTCTCTGTAAAACTGCAGGTAGAAACAGCTAAATGTAGAGATTGTTTTAGCTTAGCTGGATAACTAGGCCGTCCAAGTGGCACAACGTCTTCAGCTCTTCTTCTCCTTTGTCTTTTAGTTGGGTGTTTCACTGCCCCCTACTGGACTGGATGGTGAACAGAACCATTAAGAATCTATTCACAGTCTGTTTTATTCTGTTCAGTAAACctaaaatacagtttaaattGACAGAGATTAGTGATTTTCTATTTCAAGCAACAGGTTCTCTATTTCTCTAAATCTTACCTTCATCTGCTCTGATCTTTCACTTGGTCAAACAAATTCACACCATTACAACtttaaaactatattttaaaCAGACTATTACTAGTTTAATAATTTACTGAGacattgtttaaaagaaatacaaatatataattatggTCAAGTGTTCAATTTCTGCCTAGAGTCTGTGACcctgaagtttgcatgttctcccaccATGCCCATCACTCTAATATAGGCTTCATATGATGAGTCTCCCTAACAAGAGGTTTTCTTATGGAcccacagctgtttagtcccaatcctgtaagttTTCTTTTCCAGCTTTAACACAGAGTTTTAACACTCTGCATTGAAGGTGTATAAgtcagttccagtaattttaagTCTCCtaaattgttttgtttgcttgcGGCACCCAAATTTTTTGACCTCTCTTTATAGCAAACATAAGGAGGACCTACGCCACTCTGTTTGCACCATACCCTCTGTAGGCTCCATAAACACTGTAGGCTCTGTGCAAAATGGAGAGGCTTATCGGTGAGGTTCAAGGCTCACACTCATCACCAGTCCCTTATTTCTGGACTTTTACCTGGGGGTCATTATATTGCAAGCCGTTCATTGCAACCCATCTATCAATGGGTTCCACCTGTTGTGCCGTCGCACACATTTCAGGTACCTGGTGTGCTGTTTTCACGTCTCCACAGAGGAGAAGTAAATCATCAGAACGACTCGGTCCAGAACACAATGGCTTTGGTTAATGCCAGATCGCTTACAAACAAGACCTTCATTcataaagatttttaattaggTTTATCTCATTgattcttttcattttcttcagTGGGTGTGTAGCATTCCTCAAGCTACAACCCATTAAAagagattaataaataaataaatgaaactaattATTGCATTATGTTTAAAGACATCCTTATTTTACCTTTAGTActtaatgttttctttaattataTGTCCACAGATACCTTATCAACATACATttatcagtcataacattaacaccacaaaacATGAACCCATTTTTACTGATCATCAAATATACTCCATTAAACCAAGGTTACTAATGCAAATTAAGTATGTCATGACACATAATGCAATtactagttttatttatttatttatttaccactgGGTCCCAACCTGAGTCACACCcccttttatttatactgtatatgatgccTCTGAGTGTCGTCATAAACAAACATGGTATATCTTTTCACTACTATGCTGAAAACACTGAGATCTATttgccgtttaaaaaaaaaaaacactaaaaataacaccaagtcttttttggcttgtttagatGACATTAAAGCATGgatctataatttttttctcaaattAAAGGGAAATATCAAAAAGGCTGAGATTGTGGTTTTTGGACGAATGGATTTCTTGTGTGCTCCTGCCAGTGACTTGGCTTCATTAGCATCTTTCAGTAAACCATTTGTAGGGAATTTAtgcttaatgtttaataattattaataatgattaataattttcattttgacAAACAAATTAAGCCATTGGTTAAAGTGTATGACTTTTAAGCAGTTTCCCTCTGGGATTTATGAAGTTCTTTGAAacgtgaaaaaatatattttttttccaaataagaATTATAGCCAAGATTAAGTTATTTTTATCAGTCACAGATTTTAAGGAAGTAATTCaagtttttatttcatcttgACTCAATTACCGTAATGTGTTATATACAGGAATCAGTCggtcatctctctctccctctctctctctctctgtattctGGCCTAAAGCTTGTCTAAAATTCTGCTGCTTAACTTTTCTTCGGCAAAATCAAAGACGATCACATTATAAAAATCACCCCACAGGCTCCTGGTTCGCTACAGGATGGATTTTTAAACTGTATTACTTGTTCTTAAATCAGTGAATGGTTTTAGATTTCTGTACATCTCTAAGCTTTTATAACCACGTACGATATCTAGAAATTTCACCCTCCCAGTTACTTCTCTCTGTCCCCAAGGTCAAGATTAAAGCTCAGAGGTGAACGTGCATTTGCTGGGCCGTAATATTGGAACAGTTCACCATTTAATATTAAAGCAGCACCCACATTAGAAACTTTTAAATCCAGACTGAAAGCTTACTTCTTTTCACTGACTTTTACATCTGGATGAGTCATATGATGCCatgtattcttttttattattatttattttactttttagctTTATTggttacatattttttgttattaatgtaTGATTTCATTcatgaataaatgatttatgTGCTTTAATCCTAatagttttgttcatttatttattaattatcatTCTACACCACTTTAGGcaacttcaattttttttttttttttaaataggagtCAAATTAATGGACTTACCATTTTTtccttcacacctgttgtattTACCACCACCGCTCCAATCCATGATATAGAGATGGACATTAAGCATACACGCGGAGTGCCGCCAGATCCCTAAAACAccattttagaatttaaataaatgtgttttgctTCACAGAATATCCACCATATGGCACGTGGaaggaatttatttaaaagaattgttTACAATAATTTAGTCTAGaataatattgtttccaatgctaaatgctaaataaattgtttaaaatgaattttattttgttttattattttttaatcactggaatggaaaagATGGAGACTTTTCTCATcataacatgttttttaatcactcttaACACaacctattaatttttttaaagtaaaaaataaaactagttattgcattatgtttcaaaaCATCCTTAATTTACAAAGTCATAAATTCTTGTTTGAGTCACCTAGAGAAGAGGCATGTAATAAATACATGTTTAGGTTATCTAGTTATTGCAgttgtggtttaaaaaataagggTGGACACACTGGAATGTAACTAGAAACTGTATTCATAACCCAAAACAATAAAAGCTTTGAGATTATACATTTGGAAAAAATGCTGTTCATTTGATTAACCTTTAAAGTTCTTTAATAATCAGCATGGACAGACTGATAGAAACTACTGTCTAAtgccacaaaagaaaaaaaaatcatatgatcAATGAAAAAAGCTGTGAGATTTCCaatttgtcatatttttatgtttatttgattaaactaagacatttgtattttgttttattttttgctgggAAAATAAATGTTAGGTGGAGATGTCagctctgtcttgttaattcatctTAAAATCCCCAAT
This genomic window contains:
- the LOC128523930 gene encoding gastrula zinc finger protein XlCGF71.1-like, yielding MTSQEETQTDLHRCLVCGKSFSQEKDLTAHQRIHRRRKQHQCQQCGKSFTQKYRFYEHQHTHTGEKPYQCSQCGKCFVYMRSLKVHQRLHEGEKPYLCSLCGKGFITKSHFKQHQQIHTDDKPYHCSHCGKSFNQKYSFQQHQRIHTGDKPFHCSQCGKSFIQKVSLLKHQRIHTGEKPYYCSECGKSFNNVSNFQQHQRIHTGEKPYYCSVCGKNFTQNASLKSHLRTHTKGTGKKCSQGPCP